From Actinomyces sp. oral taxon 171 str. F0337, one genomic window encodes:
- a CDS encoding acyl-CoA carboxylase subunit beta: MADSVATTAFRQRIARIDREAEERAAARQHAKGKRTARERINDLLDDSTFLEIGRYTGSGAGDKARPSGVVTGFGQIDGRQVAVYSQDFSVSGGALGTIEGDKIVRLLDDALRLRIPVIGLIDSGGAKIQEGVGALRQYGRIFNRTCAASGLVPQISVILGPCAGGAVYSPALTDFVIATRQASHMFVTGPDVVRATTGEQISAEDLGGARIHGSVSGVVHYVAEDEEDALGQVRSFLAYLPSSSGVSAPLYAYDDTDAQADAEAARGVGEIVPASTRQAYDVVEVVSAVVDHGELVQVQEEFAPNVVVGFACFEGHPVGIVANQPLVDAGTLDVDASEKLARFVRFCDAFGLPVVTFVDVPGYRPGAEQEHAGIIRRGAKVINAYATATVPLVTIVLRKAYGGAYIVMGSKAIGADLNFCWPGAEIAVLGAAGAVGIIHRRDLAKVRDEQGEEAAAAEHERLVAEYTDAVINPDKAVAIGEIDAVIAPEDTRNVIVDSLAALRAKNDARPESPKKHDNIPL; the protein is encoded by the coding sequence ATGGCCGACTCGGTTGCCACCACCGCCTTCCGCCAGCGCATCGCCCGCATCGACCGGGAGGCCGAGGAGCGTGCCGCCGCTCGCCAGCACGCCAAGGGCAAGCGCACCGCCCGCGAGCGCATCAACGACCTGCTCGACGACTCCACCTTCCTGGAGATCGGTCGCTACACCGGTTCCGGAGCCGGCGACAAGGCCCGCCCCTCGGGCGTCGTCACCGGCTTCGGTCAGATCGATGGCCGCCAGGTGGCCGTCTACTCGCAGGACTTCTCCGTCTCCGGCGGCGCCCTGGGCACCATTGAGGGGGACAAGATCGTCCGTCTCCTGGACGACGCCCTGCGCCTGCGCATCCCCGTCATCGGACTCATCGACTCCGGCGGCGCCAAGATCCAGGAGGGCGTGGGAGCCCTGCGCCAGTACGGGCGCATCTTCAACCGCACCTGCGCGGCCTCCGGACTGGTCCCGCAGATCAGCGTCATCCTGGGACCCTGCGCCGGCGGCGCCGTCTACAGCCCGGCCCTGACCGACTTCGTCATCGCCACCCGCCAGGCCTCCCACATGTTCGTCACCGGTCCCGACGTCGTACGCGCCACAACCGGTGAGCAGATCAGCGCCGAGGACCTCGGCGGCGCGAGGATCCACGGCTCGGTCTCCGGCGTCGTCCACTACGTGGCTGAGGACGAGGAGGACGCACTGGGGCAGGTCCGCAGCTTCCTGGCCTACCTGCCCTCCTCATCCGGGGTCAGCGCCCCCCTGTACGCCTATGACGACACCGACGCCCAGGCCGACGCCGAGGCCGCCCGCGGCGTCGGCGAGATCGTCCCGGCCTCCACCCGCCAGGCCTATGACGTCGTCGAGGTTGTCTCTGCCGTTGTCGACCACGGCGAGCTCGTCCAGGTCCAGGAGGAGTTCGCCCCCAATGTCGTCGTCGGCTTCGCCTGCTTCGAGGGCCACCCGGTGGGGATCGTCGCCAACCAGCCGCTGGTGGACGCCGGCACCCTGGACGTCGACGCCTCCGAGAAGCTCGCCCGCTTCGTGCGCTTCTGCGACGCCTTCGGGCTGCCGGTGGTGACTTTCGTCGACGTTCCCGGCTACCGTCCCGGAGCCGAGCAGGAGCACGCCGGCATCATCCGCCGTGGCGCCAAGGTCATCAACGCCTACGCCACCGCCACCGTGCCGCTGGTGACGATCGTCCTGCGCAAGGCCTACGGCGGCGCCTACATCGTCATGGGTTCCAAGGCCATCGGCGCCGACCTCAACTTCTGCTGGCCGGGAGCCGAGATCGCCGTCCTGGGCGCTGCCGGCGCCGTCGGCATCATCCACCGTCGCGACCTGGCCAAGGTCCGCGACGAGCAGGGGGAGGAGGCCGCCGCCGCCGAGCACGAGCGGCTCGTGGCCGAGTACACCGACGCCGTCATCAACCCTGACAAGGCCGTGGCCATCGGTGAGATCGACGCCGTCATCGCCCCCGAGGACACCCGCAATGTCATCGTCGACTCGCTGGCCGCGCTGCGCGCCAAGAACGACGCCCGCCCCGAGTCCCCCAAGAAGCATGACAACATCCCCCTCTGA